The genome window CGTCTTATCCACATAGAGAACGCCATCTTGGGTCAACGTGACCACTAACTTCTCTAAGGGCTGAACCGTGCTGGTTTTCGATTGGGGCAGATTGAGATTAATCCCCTGGGGCCGCTGGAATTGCAGAACTGCCAGGATAAAAAACGTGAGAATGCAAAAAATCACGTCAATTAACGGCAGAATCTGAACCTGGGCCTCATCGGTGGGGGAATCTAGGTTGATTTTCATCGTGGACTATCCCTCTAGGCTGGAAATCTCATTCGTCAAATCTTCAGGCAGGACGATCGGGGCTACGGTTTCTCCCCGAGTCATCTCGATCGTAGCCGTTGGATCCCCTTGCCGCTCATACTGCCATTTTTGCCGATAGAGCAGTTCCAGCTCATTCCCCGATCGGCGAAACACTTTGGCTTGGTTAAAGATCAACCCTTGAAAAATGCGATAAAACCCCAAGGCCACCAGCGCCACAATTAGCCCTGTTGCCGTACTAATCAACGATGCCCCAATCCCGCCGACCGCATCCTTAGAGGCTTCCGTTCCCAAGGCTGTCACCGTGATGGAGTACAGCGTTTGAATCAATCCCAAAACCGTTCCCAGCAAACCGAGCAACGGAGCCATGGCAATCACAGCTTCTAGAACCTTATTCCCCCGTTGCATCCCAGCAATTTCTTCATCAGCGGCGGATTCCAGGGCCAAGCGAAACAGATCTGGATCCGGAGCTTGCAATCTCAGGGCAGCGTAGAGAAAACGCCCGATCGGTTGGTCGTAGGCTTGGCGCGCAATTTCACTGGCGAGCATCCAATCGCGACGGGAAGCATCCAAAATTCGGTTAACGACTTCCCGCTCCTGTTTCAGAACCGTAAACCAAAAGCGAATCCGCTCAAAAATTGCGGTTACAGCCAAAACAGACAATAGCAACAAGGGAATCATGGTTGGGCCGCCCTTGTTGAAAATATCGACTAAGTTCATCGTCGTTTCTCCCCCACCGTTTTTGCCACCGATGTTTCTACTACCGAAGGGTTGTATCACCGATAAGTTGTATCACCGATAATATTTGCCACCGCTTTTGTCTAGAGCATTTTACCGACTGAAATTGCCGATCGTGCATTGAATTCATGCCCCAAGTTCCCCACAGGTATCCATTTCCTCCCCGGTTCTCCACGGGAGGTCAGCCCTAGAGTTCAACCTCCTATAGTCAAACCCCAGTCAAACCCCAGTCAAACCAGAGTTAAATCAGAGTTACCCCTCCTAGGTTAAATACTCTAGGTTAAATCCCCTAGCTCAACCCCCTAGGGAGACAGTCGAGCTTTGCCCCAGCGGTTTTTGTGGTACCACTCCGCGATCGCGGGAACCCAAGCTTCAAAATGCGGCCAGATCAACTCACAAAGTTGAATAATCTCCAATTGCGCATCATTTTTTGCCCGCAAGTCCAAAAAGTGCATCAAACTCCGGCAGTTAAAACTCACCACAAAATGCTGCCGAATTGCATAGGGGATCAAGTCCCGCGCGTGCTCCTCAGCATAGCCTTCAACCCGAATTTTGTGGGCGTAGTGTTGAGCGAGTTTTTCGCACCAGTCCCGATCGGTCTGGCGAGCCGTAGCTGTGTACTCATACTTCGCACCCTGGCGATCGGTATAAAACCCCACGGGCCGGAGATAAAACACTTCTTCCAGCTCCCGCTTACCATCCACCACATCCAGAATTCTCTGCCCGGTGTATCGACCGGACTGCACATCAAAACTGACAGAAACACGGTGGGTTCTCGCCTGCTGCATCACACTGTGGGGAAACCAACCACAATTCAGCACGATTTGGGGATGCTCGATCGGCCCAAAGTGCCCCCGGTTTCCCGCCAGCAGATTACGAATGACGACCTCCCCAGCTTTGGGTTCATCGGGGAAGCGATCGCGCTCATCCCAGACAAAGCCTTCAGCATAGTCTTGGTGCATGGCCGCATAAATGGTCTGTTGGGGATTCGGGGTTTGGGAGAGAACTTCGACTTTAAAGTAAGGATCCATAGAAACCATTGGGAGGGAAACTGGGCACTGCCATCAGAATCAAGGAACGTTTTATACTGGAGTGAGCGCCCCAAAGCTTAATAGCATAGATCAAACCTTCTGCCAGTGATGTACAAAAAAAATTTTGATTTGACTGCCCCAAGATAGCCTTGATCGATTAAGCTAACGGTGTCAGACTTCAGACCCCTGTAACATCATTTGTTAAACCTGTTAAACCCAACCTGTTAAACCACTGTGTATAAACGGATTGCGCTTCTCT of Alkalinema sp. FACHB-956 contains these proteins:
- a CDS encoding MotA/TolQ/ExbB proton channel family protein, with the protein product MNLVDIFNKGGPTMIPLLLLSVLAVTAIFERIRFWFTVLKQEREVVNRILDASRRDWMLASEIARQAYDQPIGRFLYAALRLQAPDPDLFRLALESAADEEIAGMQRGNKVLEAVIAMAPLLGLLGTVLGLIQTLYSITVTALGTEASKDAVGGIGASLISTATGLIVALVALGFYRIFQGLIFNQAKVFRRSGNELELLYRQKWQYERQGDPTATIEMTRGETVAPIVLPEDLTNEISSLEG
- the thyX gene encoding FAD-dependent thymidylate synthase, with the translated sequence MDPYFKVEVLSQTPNPQQTIYAAMHQDYAEGFVWDERDRFPDEPKAGEVVIRNLLAGNRGHFGPIEHPQIVLNCGWFPHSVMQQARTHRVSVSFDVQSGRYTGQRILDVVDGKRELEEVFYLRPVGFYTDRQGAKYEYTATARQTDRDWCEKLAQHYAHKIRVEGYAEEHARDLIPYAIRQHFVVSFNCRSLMHFLDLRAKNDAQLEIIQLCELIWPHFEAWVPAIAEWYHKNRWGKARLSP